The Lentzea guizhouensis genome contains a region encoding:
- a CDS encoding NACHT domain-containing protein: MQYNQFAGTNSGVVIQARDIIAGPPQAVEDNPLIHALYRATVEVTEPGDGRGVCIAPNLVLTAAELVPPRLRLPQAPSLAVVSWPTADRPFPCLHQAVAPESLSTTLEQVPGSPVLNRMTGAVCGIMTTAGPVVVPELDVPLDQRWLDLLTPEQLAQGGWRHLSPDLREYLRAVQEQGNEHEYRFDGHSAPSLRRIYLKRWATPKSADDATEPPESINAEDLLTTCEGAQILGEAGMGKSSLVRYFAAVSAEKWLHGQAGQAVPVPITAKALAADGQLPDLLARGVRLTTLPEQRLVELFSGPPLPGVPWLVLVDGLDELVDAGAQDDLIRRVLRLRREERYRFVVTSRHLGGIRFNQHRHPTYVLSRFNHRDLRQFITTWFQEEDMPEDAATELFTRLRHTKLFDLAHVPLLATMLCVLSCAGETTELPRDQTDLYERFVKWQLSKVWHNDVRTKLREWQARSGASAEEAADALLSELRPLLQEMAHASLRSDVNLFDFAVARYPALAPEAVREALLASGLVVGSERALAFRHETIKEFLAACHLFAAKPEPERLLRPRLTRRGWPDLEVLLFLAAMVDNDVLNGLLRRALWWPFRRRHMEFLTALVSHGVDVDDDVRNRMVRLLKQGVQSPSSDSEVWRQHVEWLRRVDQDTATWLLRDLVEQPGEIDPFRRFEAVRYLVELDARANEPVILAFLRRTDLLTVARDNVHGMLKEIDPELDLRIFTDLVSTAPEHGLRLHAAWTVLGQDQAVGMDLLVNLAQDTSTDDWEQIATITAVDRYDSEAGLRLWHGLLRSARTTASRVEAMEVCFTRDREPTERYLMDHLDDAGTRPRVKFDIAHFLVPHKLVGPGVMLDLAADAGLTVDERVRIATQYWYQHREKSEQLVESALHDAGSEPTVLLDVIAKIDRVDSTKAKRALNAMVENFTHPEHIRLTAAERLPRSLSVQAYEYLALLPNFSEDSSLDAAARAYRLDATAGTRIYRRLIDMASSDATKARWAIEAKQVHGHGMLEDLLAGTDLSYDVQLLLAPHLGRREAVKLLRRIAANGDTAQQMEAAEKMVSIGGKAEAVELYLMITNSSKVPKRTRERAQAEADRLSAG; encoded by the coding sequence GTGCAGTACAACCAGTTCGCCGGCACCAACTCAGGCGTCGTCATCCAGGCCCGCGACATCATCGCCGGCCCGCCTCAGGCCGTCGAGGACAACCCGCTGATCCACGCCCTGTACCGCGCGACCGTCGAGGTGACCGAGCCCGGCGACGGACGTGGTGTGTGCATCGCGCCGAACCTGGTCCTCACGGCCGCCGAGCTGGTGCCGCCTCGCCTCCGCCTTCCGCAGGCGCCGTCGCTCGCGGTGGTGTCGTGGCCCACCGCTGACCGGCCCTTTCCCTGTCTGCACCAGGCCGTGGCGCCGGAGAGCCTGAGCACCACGCTCGAGCAGGTGCCCGGTTCGCCGGTGCTGAACCGGATGACGGGTGCCGTCTGCGGGATCATGACGACGGCGGGACCGGTCGTCGTGCCGGAACTCGATGTCCCGCTCGACCAGCGCTGGCTGGACCTGCTGACACCCGAACAACTGGCACAAGGCGGTTGGCGGCACCTCTCACCGGATCTCCGCGAGTACCTCAGGGCCGTGCAGGAGCAGGGGAACGAACACGAGTACCGGTTCGACGGCCATTCCGCCCCCAGCCTGCGCCGCATCTACCTCAAGCGCTGGGCGACGCCGAAGTCCGCGGACGACGCGACCGAGCCACCCGAGAGCATCAACGCCGAAGATCTCCTCACCACGTGCGAGGGCGCGCAGATCCTCGGTGAGGCGGGAATGGGCAAGTCCAGCCTCGTCCGCTACTTCGCCGCGGTGAGCGCGGAGAAGTGGCTCCACGGCCAGGCCGGGCAAGCCGTCCCGGTGCCCATCACCGCCAAGGCGCTCGCCGCCGACGGACAGTTGCCGGACCTGCTCGCTCGCGGCGTCCGTTTGACGACCCTCCCCGAACAACGGCTGGTCGAGCTGTTCAGCGGGCCACCTCTGCCGGGAGTGCCGTGGCTGGTGCTCGTCGACGGCCTGGACGAGTTGGTCGACGCGGGAGCGCAGGACGACCTCATCCGACGGGTCCTGCGGCTCCGCAGGGAGGAGCGGTACCGGTTCGTGGTGACGAGCCGCCACCTCGGCGGCATCCGCTTCAACCAGCACAGGCACCCGACCTACGTGCTGTCCCGGTTCAACCACCGGGACCTGCGGCAGTTCATCACCACCTGGTTCCAGGAAGAGGACATGCCGGAGGACGCGGCGACCGAGCTCTTCACCCGGCTGCGGCACACGAAGCTCTTCGATCTGGCGCACGTCCCTCTGCTGGCGACGATGCTGTGCGTGCTGTCGTGTGCCGGGGAGACGACCGAACTGCCGCGCGACCAGACCGACCTGTACGAGCGGTTCGTGAAGTGGCAGCTGAGCAAGGTGTGGCACAACGACGTGCGCACCAAGCTGCGCGAGTGGCAGGCCCGCTCGGGTGCCTCCGCGGAGGAGGCGGCCGATGCGCTGCTCAGCGAACTCCGACCGCTGTTGCAGGAGATGGCCCACGCCTCTCTGCGTTCCGACGTGAACCTGTTCGACTTCGCCGTCGCGCGGTACCCGGCGCTCGCACCGGAAGCGGTCCGCGAAGCACTGCTGGCCAGCGGACTCGTGGTGGGCAGCGAGCGAGCACTGGCGTTCCGGCACGAGACGATCAAGGAGTTCCTCGCCGCGTGCCACCTGTTCGCCGCCAAGCCGGAACCCGAACGGCTCCTGCGGCCCCGGCTGACCAGACGGGGATGGCCCGACCTCGAGGTGCTGCTCTTCCTCGCGGCGATGGTGGACAACGACGTGCTGAACGGTCTTCTGCGTCGTGCCCTGTGGTGGCCGTTCCGCAGGCGGCACATGGAGTTCCTCACGGCGCTCGTGTCGCACGGCGTCGATGTCGACGACGACGTGCGGAACAGGATGGTGCGGTTGCTCAAGCAGGGCGTGCAGTCCCCGTCCTCCGACAGCGAGGTCTGGCGGCAGCACGTCGAGTGGCTGCGCAGGGTCGATCAGGACACGGCGACCTGGCTGTTGCGCGACCTGGTCGAGCAGCCCGGCGAGATCGACCCGTTCCGGCGGTTCGAGGCCGTCCGCTACCTCGTGGAGCTCGACGCGCGGGCCAACGAGCCGGTGATACTCGCTTTCCTGCGCCGGACCGACCTGCTGACCGTTGCCCGCGACAACGTGCACGGCATGTTGAAGGAGATCGACCCGGAACTGGACCTGCGCATCTTCACCGACCTGGTCTCCACTGCCCCGGAACACGGCCTGCGGCTGCACGCGGCCTGGACCGTCCTCGGCCAGGACCAGGCCGTCGGGATGGACCTGCTGGTGAACCTGGCCCAGGACACCTCGACCGACGACTGGGAACAGATCGCCACGATCACCGCCGTCGACAGGTACGACAGCGAGGCGGGCCTCCGCCTGTGGCACGGTCTCCTGCGCAGCGCTCGCACGACGGCGTCACGCGTCGAGGCGATGGAGGTCTGCTTCACCCGTGACCGTGAACCGACCGAGCGGTACCTCATGGACCACCTCGACGACGCCGGCACACGTCCCAGGGTGAAGTTCGACATCGCACACTTCTTGGTACCGCACAAGCTGGTGGGGCCGGGTGTGATGCTCGACCTCGCCGCCGATGCCGGGCTCACGGTCGACGAACGGGTGAGGATCGCCACGCAGTACTGGTACCAACACCGCGAGAAGTCGGAGCAGCTCGTGGAGTCCGCGCTGCACGACGCCGGCTCCGAGCCGACGGTGCTGCTCGACGTCATCGCGAAGATCGACAGGGTCGACTCGACCAAGGCGAAACGCGCGCTCAACGCAATGGTGGAGAACTTCACCCATCCCGAACACATCCGGCTCACCGCGGCCGAACGACTGCCCCGAAGCCTGAGTGTGCAGGCTTACGAGTACCTCGCGTTGCTCCCGAACTTCAGCGAGGACAGTTCGCTGGACGCTGCCGCACGGGCCTACCGCCTCGATGCCACAGCCGGCACGCGGATCTACCGGCGTCTCATCGACATGGCTTCCAGTGACGCGACCAAGGCGAGGTGGGCGATCGAAGCGAAACAAGTCCACGGACATGGGATGCTCGAGGACTTGTTGGCAGGCACAGACCTGTCATACGACGTGCAGTTGCTGCTGGCGCCTCACCTGGGTCGCCGCGAGGCGGTCAAGCTGTTGCGCCGGATCGCCGCGAACGGTGACACCGCACAACAGATGGAGGCCGCCGAAAAGATGGTCTCCATCGGCGGCAAGGCGGAGGCGGTCGAGCTGTACCTGATGATCACGAACTCCTCGAAGGTGCCGAAGCGCACGCGGGAACGAGCGCAGGCCGAGGCCGACCGGCTCAGCGCGGGGTGA
- a CDS encoding PucR family transcriptional regulator: MVRQVLAAVATDDKVVDRVVDAARGNSPEVARLPAAENRRHIAFLLAEGIAHLERGGAADDGDFSAALALGADRAAQGVSMAGLLRGVHAGRTELIRASVELARSLGVDDGTILDFMIDLDHYVGAVERHIIDGYHTAEMQLARTARDLNTQVLRRLLVSGEFPDAAELSRAGLRSDGRYHCVVSTVTDPSHARAVEQRLTPSGVYGLVEGRLAGLSTSLPSWSDDLLVVSPALPLSSMRLTYSLCTQALLVASGRSGVQLLTDLAAETTLAAFPALADTLASSLLGALDHGSAFHHEMVATALCYLDTGGRISATATALHVHANTVRYRLDRLVELTDVDLGESPDASRSHVLTTLHTWWALRTWLGEVTPR, encoded by the coding sequence ATGGTCAGGCAGGTGCTCGCAGCCGTCGCCACCGACGACAAGGTCGTCGACCGCGTCGTCGACGCCGCCCGCGGCAACTCACCCGAGGTCGCCCGCCTCCCCGCCGCCGAGAACCGCAGGCACATCGCCTTCCTCCTCGCCGAGGGCATCGCCCACCTCGAACGCGGCGGCGCGGCCGACGACGGCGACTTCTCCGCGGCCCTGGCCCTGGGCGCCGACCGCGCCGCCCAGGGCGTCTCGATGGCCGGCCTCCTGCGCGGCGTCCACGCCGGCCGCACCGAGCTGATCCGCGCAAGCGTGGAGCTGGCCCGCTCCCTGGGCGTCGACGACGGCACGATCCTCGACTTCATGATCGACCTCGACCACTACGTCGGCGCCGTCGAGCGCCACATCATCGACGGCTACCACACCGCCGAGATGCAGCTGGCCCGCACCGCTCGCGACCTGAACACGCAGGTGCTGCGGCGGCTGCTGGTGTCGGGGGAGTTCCCTGATGCCGCTGAGCTGTCGCGTGCCGGACTGCGGTCCGATGGCCGGTACCACTGCGTCGTCTCCACGGTGACCGATCCGAGCCACGCCCGTGCCGTGGAACAACGCCTGACACCGTCCGGCGTCTACGGCCTGGTGGAGGGCCGCCTGGCCGGTCTCAGCACATCGCTGCCCTCCTGGTCCGACGACCTGCTCGTCGTGTCACCCGCGCTGCCGCTCTCCTCGATGCGCTTGACGTACTCCCTGTGCACGCAAGCGTTGTTGGTGGCTTCGGGTCGCTCAGGCGTGCAGCTGTTGACCGACCTGGCCGCCGAGACAACACTGGCCGCGTTTCCTGCCCTGGCCGACACCTTGGCGTCGTCACTGCTGGGCGCGCTCGACCACGGAAGCGCTTTCCACCACGAGATGGTGGCGACGGCTCTTTGTTACCTCGACACGGGCGGCCGGATCTCGGCGACCGCGACGGCGCTGCACGTGCACGCGAACACCGTGCGGTACCGGCTGGACCGGTTGGTGGAGCTGACGGACGTGGACCTCGGTGAGTCGCCGGACGCTTCGCGATCGCACGTGCTGACGACGCTGCACACGTGGTGGGCGCTGCGGACGTGGCTGGGGGAGGTCACCCCGCGCTGA
- a CDS encoding FAD-binding dehydrogenase: protein MGADTNISRRNLLAAGGAIAAAATLGPAVAGAAPRVDADVIVVGHGLAGLVATSELAAKGKRVLLLDQEPEASLGGQAFWSLGGLFFVDSSEQRTAGIKDSLELARADWFNTAGFGRGVNDPMGEDYWGAKWAEAYLNFASGEKRAWLHGLGVRWVPIVGWAERGGQFADGPGNSVPRFHMTLGTGPGVMEPFEKLVREAVSAGRVTFKFRHQVDGLIVTNGAVTGVRGSVLEPSTAKRGTPSSRTKVGDFELHAPQVIVTSGGIGGNQELVRRNWPARLGPVPRRMITGVPAHVDGRMLAITELAGGRIVNRDRMWHYTEGMMNHSSIWPDHGIRVLAAPSSMWFDARGRRLANPGIPSLDTLGTLELIGKSGHDYTWFVLNKKIIDKEFVLSGSEQNPEITRKDLLGYLAMRLLNSTPPPVKAFMDKGADFVIKNNLPDLVAGMNALTGSNLVNLDELRRQITVRDQQVDNPFTKDIQVMGIRNSLAYSGDSLARTASLHKILDPSAGPLIAIRMNILTRKTLGGLQTNLSGQVLGSNGQPIRGLHAAGEVAGFGGGGVHGYRALEGTFLGGCLFSGRVAGRATAANA from the coding sequence ATGGGTGCAGACACGAACATCAGTCGCCGCAACCTGCTGGCAGCGGGGGGTGCGATCGCCGCTGCGGCGACGTTGGGGCCCGCGGTGGCGGGTGCGGCGCCGAGAGTGGACGCGGACGTGATCGTGGTCGGGCACGGGCTCGCGGGCCTCGTGGCGACCTCGGAGCTCGCGGCCAAGGGCAAGCGGGTGTTGTTGCTGGACCAGGAGCCGGAGGCGAGTCTCGGCGGGCAGGCGTTCTGGTCGCTGGGCGGGTTGTTCTTCGTCGACTCGTCGGAGCAGCGGACCGCGGGCATCAAGGACTCGCTGGAGCTCGCGCGGGCCGACTGGTTCAACACCGCCGGGTTCGGCCGCGGTGTGAACGATCCCATGGGCGAGGACTACTGGGGCGCCAAGTGGGCGGAGGCGTACCTCAACTTCGCGAGCGGTGAGAAGCGTGCCTGGCTTCACGGGCTGGGTGTGCGGTGGGTGCCGATCGTGGGCTGGGCCGAGCGCGGTGGCCAGTTCGCGGACGGGCCCGGCAACTCGGTGCCGCGCTTCCACATGACGCTGGGCACCGGGCCCGGCGTGATGGAGCCGTTCGAGAAGCTGGTGCGGGAGGCGGTGTCGGCCGGGAGGGTCACGTTCAAGTTCCGGCACCAGGTGGACGGGCTGATCGTCACGAACGGCGCCGTCACTGGCGTGCGGGGCAGCGTCCTGGAACCGAGCACCGCCAAGCGCGGCACGCCCAGCTCCCGCACCAAGGTCGGGGACTTCGAGCTCCACGCGCCGCAGGTGATCGTCACCTCCGGTGGCATCGGCGGCAACCAGGAGCTGGTGCGGCGCAACTGGCCCGCGCGGCTCGGTCCGGTGCCGCGGCGGATGATCACCGGTGTGCCCGCGCACGTCGACGGCCGGATGCTGGCGATCACAGAGCTGGCCGGCGGGCGGATCGTGAACCGCGACCGCATGTGGCACTACACCGAGGGCATGATGAACCACTCGTCGATCTGGCCCGACCACGGCATCCGCGTGCTCGCGGCGCCGTCGTCGATGTGGTTCGACGCGCGGGGCCGCAGGCTCGCCAACCCCGGCATCCCGTCGCTGGACACGCTCGGCACGCTGGAGCTGATCGGCAAGTCCGGCCACGACTACACGTGGTTCGTGCTCAACAAGAAGATCATCGACAAGGAGTTCGTGCTCTCCGGCTCCGAGCAGAACCCGGAGATCACCCGCAAGGACCTGCTCGGCTACCTCGCCATGCGGTTGCTGAACAGCACCCCACCGCCGGTGAAGGCGTTCATGGACAAGGGCGCCGACTTCGTCATCAAGAACAACCTGCCCGACCTCGTCGCCGGCATGAACGCCCTGACCGGCTCGAACCTGGTCAACCTCGACGAGCTGCGCAGGCAGATCACCGTGCGCGACCAGCAGGTGGACAACCCCTTCACCAAGGACATCCAGGTGATGGGCATCCGCAACTCGCTGGCCTACAGCGGCGACAGCCTCGCCCGCACGGCCTCGCTGCACAAGATCCTCGACCCGTCCGCGGGTCCGTTGATCGCGATCAGGATGAACATCCTGACCCGCAAGACGCTGGGCGGCCTGCAGACGAACCTGTCCGGGCAGGTGCTCGGGTCGAACGGCCAGCCGATCCGCGGTCTCCACGCGGCGGGCGAGGTGGCCGGGTTCGGTGGCGGTGGCGTGCACGGGTACCGCGCGCTGGAGGGCACGTTCCTCGGCGGCTGCCTGTTCTCGGGCCGGGTGGCCGGGCGCGCGACGGCGGCGAACGCCTGA
- a CDS encoding metal-sensitive transcriptional regulator: MHGYAENKASHLRRLRRIEGQVRGLARMIENDEYCIDVLTQISAATRALQAVSLGLLDEHLKHCVSQAIADGGTAADAKIAEAGDAIARLVRS; encoded by the coding sequence GTGCACGGCTACGCCGAGAACAAGGCCTCCCACCTGCGCCGCCTCAGGAGGATCGAGGGGCAGGTCCGCGGCCTTGCGCGGATGATCGAGAACGACGAGTACTGCATCGACGTGCTCACCCAGATCTCCGCGGCCACCAGGGCGTTGCAGGCGGTCTCACTGGGGTTGCTCGACGAGCACCTCAAGCACTGCGTGAGCCAGGCCATCGCCGATGGCGGCACCGCGGCCGACGCGAAGATCGCGGAGGCCGGCGACGCCATCGCCCGCCTGGTTCGCTCCTGA
- a CDS encoding heavy-metal-associated domain-containing protein, with product MSESVSTDYTVKGMTCGHCAGSVTGEISGIDGVTAVAVDLPTGRVTVTSTTPIALDDLRAAVTEAGYELVG from the coding sequence ATGAGCGAGTCCGTCAGCACCGACTACACCGTCAAGGGCATGACCTGCGGCCACTGCGCCGGCTCGGTGACCGGGGAGATCAGCGGCATCGACGGCGTCACCGCCGTGGCGGTCGACCTGCCGACCGGCCGGGTCACGGTCACCAGCACCACCCCGATCGCCCTCGACGACCTGCGGGCAGCGGTCACCGAGGCCGGCTACGAGCTGGTCGGCTGA